Proteins encoded together in one Calditrichota bacterium window:
- the rimI gene encoding ribosomal protein S18-alanine N-acetyltransferase — protein MNTTDVSIAELTADHLPDVLAIERASFADPWSMAAFRNFIVLYRTSWVAIADGRVVGYIVTQWVLDEIHILNIAVAKSVRRLGIASRVLDYVFERAVGKRMKDVYLEVRESNEAARALYKRYGFAELGIRKSYYHDGEDALVMHRRVRKTERSDGAEGE, from the coding sequence ATGAACACGACTGATGTTTCGATTGCAGAGCTGACCGCCGATCACCTGCCGGATGTTTTGGCCATAGAGCGCGCGTCATTCGCTGATCCATGGTCGATGGCGGCCTTTCGTAATTTTATCGTTCTCTACAGAACGAGCTGGGTCGCAATCGCCGACGGTAGGGTCGTTGGTTACATCGTGACACAGTGGGTTCTTGACGAAATTCACATCTTGAATATCGCGGTCGCGAAATCCGTCCGCCGGCTCGGCATTGCTTCTCGGGTTTTAGACTACGTGTTCGAACGGGCCGTTGGCAAACGGATGAAAGACGTGTACCTTGAAGTCCGCGAATCCAACGAAGCCGCGCGCGCCTTGTACAAGCGTTACGGTTTCGCAGAATTGGGGATTCGCAAGAGTTATTATCATGACGGAGAAGACGCGTTGGTCATGCACCGGCGCGTCCGGAAAACAGAACGCTCCGACGGAGCAGAAGGAGAATAG